The Streptomyces sp. V3I7 genome segment GGGGCGTGAAGCCGTGCCGGGCGCCGTCGGGAAGGGCCTGCGGCCAGTGCAGGTCGACGCGGGTCGCCCGGCCGCGCTCGGGCGCGGTCGGGTCCGTCACCGCCTTGGTGGCGGACTCGTGCCGGGCGACCAGCGCCTGGCCCTTCTCCAGCACGCCCTCCGGCAGCCGCACGGTGCCCGAGGCCGCGGCGACCAGGTCGACGCGGGCGCCGAGCTCGCGGGCGAAGTCCTCCAGGCGCCGGGCGTCCTCGGGGGCGCGCATGTCGACGAGAGCCACCACGACGTAACGTTTCCGCGGGTAGCGTGCGTGCAGGTCACGGATGGTGTTGAGGACCGTGTTGCCGGTCGAGAACTCGTCGTCGACCAGGACCAGCGGCCCGTCTCCGGCCAGCAGGGCCGGGTCCTCGGGGAGCAGCAGGTGCGTGGTGGCGTGCGAGTGGGACTCCTCGAAGCCGCCCGCCCGCGCGACCCCGGCGACCGGGCGGCGCGTGGAGTGCAGATAGGGGGCGAGGCCGAGGCCGTCGGCGACCGAGTGGCCGAGGCCGGTGGCGGTCTCCGCGTAGCCGAGGACGACGGCAGCGGCCGCCTCCGCGTCGCCGAGCAGGGCGCGCACCCGGCGCCCGAGGGCGACCCCGTGGCCGTACACGACGGCGGGCGACTGCGGTACGTGCTTGCCCAGCACATGGGAGACGAGCAGGTGCGCCCGCTTGGGGTTGCGGCGCAGCGCCAGCCCCAGCAGTTCGGTGAGCGGCTCGTCGCCGACGAGTTCGACGCCGAGCCGCTCGGCGACCCAACTACCGGACCAGACCTCGTGGTTCACTGCGTTGTTCATCCGTTCCTCGGTCGGTGGGCGGCGATCAGCCGGATGCCCCGGCGGCGAGCAGTTCCACGAAGCCGACGTCCTCGTGGGCGACGCCGAACACCTCGGCGCGCAGCAGCGTGCGCTCGGCCCAGGCGCGGTGCGGCTTCACCTCGTTCATCTTGTTCGTGTACGCCGATCTGAGCACCCCGCCGCCGTCCTGCTCCGGGCGCAGGATGTCACGGGCGTCGCTGAACTCCTCGTGGCTGACCACGGACAGCGCGTGCACGGGCAGCGTGTGCGAGGGGTGGATGCAGGTCTTGCCGAGCAGGCCGTTGGCCTGGTCGAGGGAGATCTCCCGCAGCAGTCCGTCCATCGCGTGCTCGATGAGGCGCGCGCGCAGCTGCTCGGCCTGGCCCTCCAGGAACGGGCTCTGCCGCAGCAGCGGCTTGAACATCCGCTCCGAGGCGCGGAAGTACTCCCACACCGGCCCGGTCACGGTGAAGCCGGTGCCGTCGGTGCGGCCCAGCATGTTGACCACGTCGGCGATCACGGAGGCGACGACCTGGACGTCGTACGCCGTCATGTCGGGGGCGCGCCGCAGTCCGTACGCGGAGCAGAAGTCGGTGACGCCGAGGCGCAGGGCGAGGACCCGGTCGCGGTACTTGTCGACCGCGCGGAAGATGCCCTCCAGGGTGTCCACGCGGGACTCGCGGTAGAGCAGCTCGGGCGATTCGAGGACCGGCATGGCGAACAGCCGCCTGCCGCAGTCCTCTTCGGCCGCGGCCAGGGCCTCCAGGAAGGGCAGGCCGCGCTTCTCGGTGAACTTCGGCAGCACGAATCCGGACAGCAGCCGCACGGCGGGGCCGAGCCGCCGTGCCAGGTCGGGGATCTGCTGGGGGGCGCGGACGCGTACGAAGAGCAGGGGGACGGTGTCGTCGGGCCGTCCGGCCAGGTCGGCGAGGTGCCGGACGAGGTTCTCCTCGCCCGCGGCGACGTCCTCGTCGCCGATCGAGTCCTCCAGGCACAGCACCATGGAGACCACACCGCGCCGCGCCTGCTTGAGGATGTCGTCGGCGAGCCGGGGCCGGGTGGCCGGGCTGTACAGCGTGGCGCCCAGGGCCGCGGAGAGCAGCCGGGCCGGGGAGTCGGCGGTGAACTCGCACGGCTCCTGGTGGAAGAGGCGCTGCCGCACCTCAGGGGCGATGTGCCCGAAATGACGCATAGAACTCCCCCGCGTGACGCGGTAGGTCTGGTAGGCCTGGCAAGCCTGTGGATTCTGAAGACAGTTGGCCGGTAATAGTACGTACGGATGTATGTCACAGGTTCCCGCCGGGTGTGAATTCCAGGTAACCCGGCCGTGTCGGCTCCGAGGACCCCCGCATTGTCGTGACCAGGACCGAGAAGGCAGGATGACCGCATGACGCACGCCATGCTGAAGGGGTCGAACGTCCCGCTCGAAGTCTCGACGGTGCGCGCCGTGCTGCGCTGGGCGCCCGGGCAGGGGGCCGCGGACGTGGACGCGTCGGCGCTGCTCCTCGGTCCCGACGGTCATGTGCGTTCCGACGAGGACTTCGTCTTCTACAACCAGCCCCGGCACCCCTCCGGTGCGGTGTGGCTGCTCGGCAAGAAGCGGGTGGCCGAGGGCCTCACCGACGCGATCCAGACGGACCTCGACGGCGTCGAGTCGGGCATCGGCCGGATTCTCCTGGTCGCGTCGGCGGACGGCGTCTCCTTCGACCGCGTGGAGTCGCTGCGCATCCTGCTGTACGACGCGGCGGCC includes the following:
- a CDS encoding HpcH/HpaI aldolase/citrate lyase family protein, whose amino-acid sequence is MRHFGHIAPEVRQRLFHQEPCEFTADSPARLLSAALGATLYSPATRPRLADDILKQARRGVVSMVLCLEDSIGDEDVAAGEENLVRHLADLAGRPDDTVPLLFVRVRAPQQIPDLARRLGPAVRLLSGFVLPKFTEKRGLPFLEALAAAEEDCGRRLFAMPVLESPELLYRESRVDTLEGIFRAVDKYRDRVLALRLGVTDFCSAYGLRRAPDMTAYDVQVVASVIADVVNMLGRTDGTGFTVTGPVWEYFRASERMFKPLLRQSPFLEGQAEQLRARLIEHAMDGLLREISLDQANGLLGKTCIHPSHTLPVHALSVVSHEEFSDARDILRPEQDGGGVLRSAYTNKMNEVKPHRAWAERTLLRAEVFGVAHEDVGFVELLAAGASG